The genome window CGCGATACCAAGTGCCGGCACCAGCGCCCGCCAAGCGCGCAATTTCTTCACCTTTTCAACCGAACGCGACACACCCAGCGGCGAAATCTGCGCCCGGCGCATCCGCCGCCAGTTGACAAACATCGTTAGTCCCAGCGTCAAACCAATAATCAGCGCGTATTGCATGCCGGTTAACGCCAAATCGCCAGGATTAAACCGCATGCCGTCCATCTTGAAATCCTGCAGAGGCGCTTGCAGCAGCCAAAACGCGCCCAGCCCGATAATCACGCCAACCACCGACGCCAGTAGCGATTCCAACATCAACACCCGTCCCACCTGCCGCTTAGTTGCGCCGATCAGCCGCAAAGCAGCATAGCGTTTCTCACGTTGCGCTGCGCCCAGCTGCGTCGCCACTGACACGAAAATGACAATCGGAAACAGCAAAATCGTCCCGCCGACACCAAATACAATGATCGCTACCGGATCAAATACAGCGTTCGACTTCAATCCATTGGTATCCGTCCGATAGACATCAGCAAAGTATGACGGCTGCCCCTGAGATTTGGTAAAAGCATCGCTCTCGGCCACTTCCTCGGCGCTCGCGCCACGTACCATCATCAGTGCATCCGGGCTGGCAACATATTCGCTAGGAATTACGCCAAGGTATTTGGTATTTTTACCAAAACGTGCCAAGATATTGTCCTCTGGATGCTGAGCAACCGCATCGGCCAACGCTTTTGATAAGTAGTATTCACCAGGACGCGGCGTTTTTAGCTTGGCAAATTGCGGCGATTTAGCCGTGCCGTACATTGAATAAGACTGGATAGACTGACCGCGCCATTTCGACGCATCACCACGCCAGGTACCGCCAATTTTCAGCGGTTCAATACCCTCAATCGGTTTTTGTTCAGCCGCACCGCGAGCCGCCTGATACGCCGCCGTATTAATTGCTAGCCCACTAGTGCGCCCCTTTATCCCGTTGATACCAGCCGTAAAGCAGCACACCAGCACGATCCCCAGCGCCACCGCCGCCGTGGTTAGACCCAGACGCGCGAACGACTGGCGGCCAGACTTTTGTAATAACATCCAACTAACGCTCATCGGATAATCCTCGCATTAGTTTTATTAAGCCTCACCCGCATTGGATTTACCGCCGCCTCGGCGCCAGAAATCTGCCCATCACGGACGATAATCTCCCGATCAGCGTAGGCGGCAATCGTCGGCTCGTGCGTCACCATAATGACTGTCGTGCCGTGCTCTTTGGCAGTTTTAATGAATAACTCCATGACCTTTTCTGAGTTCAGGCTATCTAATGAACCAGTTGGCTCATCAGCAAACAACACTTTCGGCTCAATCACCATGGCCCGGGCGATCGCCACCCGCTGCATTTGTCCGCCCGACAACTCGCCAAGCATACTGTCGGCTTTACTCGCCAACTCAACCTTATTCAGCCATGATTTCGCCTTTTGATAGGCCTCGTTTCGCTTGACGCCGTTGAGCAGCAATGGCAACGCTACATTGTCCAGCGCCGTTAGCTCCGGCACTAGCTGTCCAAACTGAAAGACAAAACCAAAGCTGGTGCGCCTTAGCAGACTGCGCTTATCGTCACCCATCTTATCAATCCGCTGGCCGTCGAAGTCGATCTCGCCGCCATCAACTTTGGTAATCGCTGCCAAGCTGTGTAGCAGTGTTGACTTACCAGAACCCGACGGACCCATAATCGCCAGTACTTCGCCCGCCTCGACATCCAAGCTAACACCGCGCAGCGCCTGCGTTTGCCCGAACGACTTTGTAATATTTTTAGCGCTAATTATTGGTTTGCTCATGCAAAATTTCCTCCTTTAGCCGCGTTAACCGCGAAATAGTTAATTCAATCCAGCGTAAATCCGCCTCCAAATGATACAGCGCGTGGTCGATCAGCAGCATGTCTGACAAGTTGCTATCACGTCGCTGCACTGTCAGCTCGCGCATCCGCTGGACATGCGCCTGTCGTTGGTTGTCCAAATACGGTGACGCATCGCCATCCTTCAGAATAGCCAGCACTGCTTTGACATACATCGTCGCTTGTAGTTGTGGCGACGGCGCTTCTGGCGATTCCAGCCAGGCTTGCAACTCTTGCTTACCTTCATCAGTAATTTCATACCGAACCCTGTCTGGTCCGCCCGATTCGCCGGTATCAGCAATCTCCTTGACCTTATTGTCGCGCTTAAGTCGTGCCAACGTTGAATATATCTGACCAGCTAAAATTGGTTTATCCTTACCAAAATAGCCGTCATATTTTTTCTTTAACTCATAGCCGTAATTTGACTCTTCTGCCAAAAAACCTAACAGGGTATATTGAACGTTCATACTCTTACTATACACCCGATATTTAGTTATTGCAATAGTTTTATTCACTCAGTGTATAGTTTATGCTGACAGCTAACTATTCGTTCTCTTGCCATATTATCCACCCCATCACAGATACCTCATTCCGTAGACCACCGCCCGAACGCGGGTAGACTTCACCAGAATGCATACTATTATGCAATTTTGACGTATAATGGATGCATGGTTCAATTTTGCCGAGTGTATAATAATCAGCGATCTATCAAATCAGCTGTGTTAGGAATTGGTAAAATACTCAGTTTACCACAGTACGCACTACTGGCACTTGCCTTATCTTTGCTCTTTGCACTCATTATTTTCTTTGCCATCAACACCAATTTTTATGGCCCGCTGATGATGTCACGACTGCCAATACTGGACAAGGCCGCCCTTTTGGGAACCATGTTTATT of Candidatus Nanosynbacter lyticus contains these proteins:
- a CDS encoding ABC transporter ATP-binding protein; amino-acid sequence: MSKPIISAKNITKSFGQTQALRGVSLDVEAGEVLAIMGPSGSGKSTLLHSLAAITKVDGGEIDFDGQRIDKMGDDKRSLLRRTSFGFVFQFGQLVPELTALDNVALPLLLNGVKRNEAYQKAKSWLNKVELASKADSMLGELSGGQMQRVAIARAMVIEPKVLFADEPTGSLDSLNSEKVMELFIKTAKEHGTTVIMVTHEPTIAAYADREIIVRDGQISGAEAAVNPMRVRLNKTNARIIR
- a CDS encoding PadR family transcriptional regulator, coding for MNVQYTLLGFLAEESNYGYELKKKYDGYFGKDKPILAGQIYSTLARLKRDNKVKEIADTGESGGPDRVRYEITDEGKQELQAWLESPEAPSPQLQATMYVKAVLAILKDGDASPYLDNQRQAHVQRMRELTVQRRDSNLSDMLLIDHALYHLEADLRWIELTISRLTRLKEEILHEQTNN